The Melopsittacus undulatus isolate bMelUnd1 chromosome 12, bMelUnd1.mat.Z, whole genome shotgun sequence genome has a segment encoding these proteins:
- the HPD gene encoding 4-hydroxyphenylpyruvate dioxygenase, whose amino-acid sequence MTSYTDKGEKPLRGRFVHFHSITFWVGNAKQAASYYCNKLGFEELAYRGLETGSREVVSHVIKQDKIVFVLSSALNPGNEEMGEHLVKHGDGVKDIAFEVEDCDFIVQKAKERGAAVLKEPWVEEDKFGKVKFAVIQTYGDTTHTLIEKLNYKGLFLPGYHPPLFRDPLLPKLPSGKLNFIDHVVGNQPDLQMVPVADWYQKNLLFHRFWSVDDKQLHTEFSALRSIVVTNYEETIKMPINEPAFGKKKSQIQEYIDYYGGAGVQHIALNTSDIISAITNLKQRGLQFMDVPSSYYQMLRERLKTAKIKVKENIDKLAELKILVDFDEKGYLLQIFTKPVQDRPTVFLEVIQRHNHQGFGAGNFKSLFEAIEMDQDARGNLTVLEPNGETRRI is encoded by the exons CCCCTGCGAGGCCGCTTCGTCCATTTCCACTCCATCACCTTCTGGGTCGGCAACGCCAAGCAG GCTGCATCCTATTACTGCAACAAGCTGGGGTTTGAGGAGCTGGCATACCGGGGGCTGGAGACTGGCAGCAGGGAGGTGGTGTCACATGTCATCAAGCAGGACAAG ATCGTGTTTGTTCTCTCATCTGCTCTCAACCCAGGCAATGAGG AGATGGGTGAGCACCTGGTGAAGCACGGTGATGGGGTGAAGGACATTGCCTTCGAGGTGGAGGACTGCGACTTCATTGTGCAG AAAGCCAAGGAGCGCGGTGCTGCGGTGCTGAAGGAGCCCTGGGTGGAGGAGGACAAATTCGGGAAGGTGAAGTTCGCAGTGATCCAGACG TATGGTGACACCACCCACACCCTGATAGAAAAGCTCAACTACAAAGGCCTCTTCCTGCCCGGGTACCACCCGCCCCTCTTCAGGGACCCCCTGCTGCCAAAGCT ACCTAGTGGCAAGCTCAACTTCATTGACCACGTTGTGGGGAACCAGCCCGACCTCCAGATGGTCCCAGTGGCAGACTG GTACCAGAAGAACCTGCTCTTCCACCGCTTCTGGTCAGTGGATGACAAGCAGCTGCACACGGAGTTCAGTGCCCTGCGCTCCATCGTGGTCACCAACTACGAAGAGACCATTAAGATGCCCATCAATGAGCCAGCGTTTGGCAAGAAGAAATCCCAGATTCAG GAATACATTGACTACTATGGAGGGGCTGGAGTGCAGCACATCGCGCTGAACACCTCTGACATCATCTCAGCA ATCACCAACCTGAAGCAACGAGGGTTGCAGTTCATGGATGTCCCGTCCAGCTACTACCAGATGCTGCGGGAGAGGCTGAAAACTGCCAAAATCAAAGTGAAGGAGAACATTGACAAGCTGGCG GAACTGAAAATCCTGGTGGATTTTGATGAGAAAGGCTACTTGCTCCAGATCTTCACCAAACCAGTTCAAGACAGACCCACGGTCTTCCTGGAGGTCATCCAGCGGCACAACCACCAG GGCTTCGGTGCCGGGAACTTCAAGTCTCTGTTTGAAGCCATCGAAATGGATCAAGATGCAAGAGGAAACCTGACTGTGCTGGAGCCCAACGGGGAGACCAGGCGCATCTAA